GGCACGCTATTGACTACCATCAGAGCCTCCTTGGTGGTGTCAACGCCCTTACTACCTCCACCCCATCTGAAATTGCCGCGGTTCTGCAAACTAAATGCTCACCTAGTGCTGTTGATGCACTCTCGGCCCCGTTCACAGACCTCGATATCCAGCAAGCTTTCTTATCTCTTCCAAAGAACAAGTCTCCGGGACCTGACGGATACCCTGCTGAGTTCTTCATTGGTAACTGGAAGTCTGTTGGTCGTGATATGATAGATGCTGTTCAAGAGTTTCTAAGTACAGGAGAACTGCTACAACAATGGAATGCAACAATTCTCACTCTTGTACCAAAGAAAGTGAATGCAACTAAGATCACTGAGTTCAGACCGATCTCTTGCTGTAACACGGTCTACAAGGTGGCGTCAAAGCTTCTTGCGAACAGGCTCAAGGACCTTCTTCCAACCCTCATATCCTCCTCGCAGTCTGTTTTTGTTCCAGGAAGATTATTGGTGGAAAATGTGCTTCTAGCAANGTACTGAGACGAAGAGATGCGTTGCTAAAGTATCTTGGAAAACCGTTTGTTTGCCTCGCAAGGAAGGTGGATTAGGACTAAGAGACATTGGCCTCTGGAACAAGAACCTCTGCCTAAAGCTAATATGGAACCTCTTAAAGAAGACTGATTCTCTATGGGCAAGCTGGCTTCACCATTATAGACTAAAGGATGAAAGCTTTTGGAGTTTAGATGAAAACAAGACTACCTCATCTACATGGAGATCTTTACTCTCTTTGCGTGGCCTGGCCTCTAGATTCCTGCGACCTAAACTGGGCAATGGTCGCTGTATAAGCTTCTGGTACGACAATTGGACACCACTGGGGCCTCTTCTTGACAGATTTGGAGAATCAGGACCGAGACAGCTCTCCATAAGCATCCCTGCGACTGTTTCAGAGGCCTGTAATGACAGGGGATGGTTGCTAAGGGGAGTTCAGGACCGAGACAGCTCTCCATAAGCATCTCTGCGACTGTTTCAGAGGCCTGTAATGACAGGGGATGGTTACTAAGGGGAGCCCGCTCTCCTCTAGCTGAGGAACTGCAGACTTATCTCACCACTGTTCCCTTTCCCACTCTAAATCTAATGGACGATACCCCCACTCTAAATCTAATGGACGATACCTATGTGTGGGACATCAACGGTGATGAATTGCAAGAATTCTCCACCAGCAAAACCTGGGAAGCTGTTCGAAACAGAGAACCAGAGCAGCAATGGACACAAAGCATCTGGTTCAAGGGTCATGTCCCCCGACACGCGTTTACTGCCTGGGTTATCTACCAAGATCGCCTTCCCACCAGATCAAGGCTGCTGAAATGGGGTATGAACATCTCTCCCTCTTGTTGTTTATGCGATGCAGCGGTGGAGGACAGAACCCATNNNTGCGCAGACTTGGATACTCTTTCAGGGCATTCCATACTTGGACCTCCTTCACCGAATGAGTGTCACTTCGTGATACAGTCACCAGCAGGACTCTAAAAATGATAGTGGCGCAGGCAACAATTACCAATATCTGGACGGAGAGAAACACCAGGCTCCATGTTGGAGAAGCTCGGAGTCCGGCTACTATTTTCTGGTTGATTGATCGTTTCATCAAAGATGTTATCCTTGGCAAAAGGAAGCTCAAGAAATTTCAACCTTTGATGCAGCTTTGGATACGTTATGAGTAATCTTTTGGAACTCATTGGATGTTAGCTTAGTCTTGTTTATTTTTTGCCAAGACTAACTTAACTTTGGTTTAAACTTTTGTATCTTTACGAACCCTTCTCATATTTATATAAAATTCACATTTTGGCAAAAAAAATGTTTATAAATCTGAATGGCCAAACCTACCGATGACGTGAAAGTAAAGATGATCCAATTATCCAAACCATACCAGAATTGGCCGACACACGAAAGGCCAAAGTATATTCGTAGGGAAGCACTCTCTCTCTCACACTACATATATAAGATTATTATTTCTTTTTATGCAATGATTATACGATCGACTATTTTACATGTAGCATAATAAGCTTCTTTTAGCATGTATTAGAAGTTAGTATAAGCTATATACATTTTATATAATACAATCACTACAAGAAAACATGCCTATAACGAGGAAAAATTACGAGGAAATATATTCCTCGTAAATTTACGAGAAAATTACTACGATTTTACGACAAAACTGAATTTCGTCGTAAAGTCGTAGTAAAGTTACAAGGAAAATGTTTCGTGGTAATTTACATGTAAATTTACGTCGATTTTACGAGGAAAGAGAAAATTCGTTGTAAAGTCCTTGTAACTTTACAAGGCTTTTACGACGAAACATGTTACCATTAATTTTTGTGAAAACGTGTTTTAAGCATGCTTTAACAAACTGATACCCTCGGTTTAGAGATTTTGGAATAACTTGATTAGTTGCTATCAAAGTTACACCTCGTGAACGAATAGTTGCTAGAGAAGAATCACTTTTGCAAGAAGAAGTGTGTATCACTGAAGTGGAAGTATCTGAACAACAAACTGATGACATCCTTCTAATTGATGTGGATAACCGCCAATATGAAGATCTTTTCGACGATATGACGGATGAAGAANNNNNNNNNNNNNNNNNNNNNNNNNNNNNNNNNNNNNNNNNNNNNNNNNNNNNNNNNNNNNNNNNNNNNNNNNNNNNNNNNNNNNNNNNNNNNNNNNN
This genomic interval from Brassica oleracea var. oleracea cultivar TO1000 chromosome C2, BOL, whole genome shotgun sequence contains the following:
- the LOC106323317 gene encoding uncharacterized protein LOC106323317 — encoded protein: MVAKGSSGPRQLSISISATVSEACNDRGWLLRGARSPLAEELQTYLTTVPFPTLNLMDDTPTLNLMDDTYVWDINGDELQEFSTSKTWEAVRNREPEQQWTQSIWFKGHVPRHAFTAWVIYQDRLPTRSRLLKWGMNISPSCCLCDAAVEDRTHXCADLDTLSGHSILGPPSPNECHFVIQSPAGL